The Tubulanus polymorphus chromosome 3, tnTubPoly1.2, whole genome shotgun sequence nucleotide sequence CTAACTATAGACGTGAAAAATCTTACGTATGAGACGGGTGGGGAACACTATTTTTTTGGACATTCGTTGAAATCATTGGAAATAAATTTACGAGCTTCATCTAATATGCAGAGCTTTGAAACAGTTATTGACTCCAGAGAAATAATGTGTCTTCATTATCTTCATCCAATTTTGAGGACTTCCCTCAAACATGTTTGGATGTGGCACAAAGATTATTTTCCATGAATGAAAATTGCATTTAGGATGTATGATGTAACAAaggtaaaaataaaaagaataattaTTGCAACCCTTGGATGCGTTGTGAGAATGGTAGGTATGGTATTGGTAAAACCGGCATGCAGCTGCAGACAAATGAATGCCGCGGTAAGTATGAACAAGGCATGATAGGGTTGCAAAGGATGGTATGAACTTGTGTACATTTAGGTGTGTTGATATTCTACAAATAAGTCACAAATTATGATATATAGTTAAACCATGGCTGCGCTATGATACCTTCAAATTCTGATGTTGACAAGAAGATGTTAACATACAGTTCATCTCGACCATTGATCTCAAGTTAGACAAGGCTTTACTGTGGTTACTGGTTACTGGTGCTACTAACTCTAGAAATGGGGCTTTTAAAGCTCTGAagattcatttgaattttaccTGGTTTAACTATATACGTATTTTGTGACTTAAATTTAGGTAACCATATATTTTGGCGTTTTATTTACCGGAATACAATGCGACTGCCTGTAGGTTTCACAATTATGGATGTTGAAGGTTACGCTTCCAGTGTCGGATCGGGCTTCCAGTGAGCGTCGCGGTGACCGTACGCGCACGAGTGAGAGGGCAAAAAAAATGACGGCAACAACCCAAACAACCGAAAGCGTTTTGCGGGTGTTAAAATTGTGTACGATATTTACCAGTGAACTAACTGAGCATTGTTAATGTCATGTCCAACAGGTGCGTCCCGGGGCTTTGCTTTTGTGGAGTTTCAGAACATTGACGACGCTCAGCGATGGATCGCAAAGAATCAGGTTTATCTCATTTATACACTACTTCTACTACACTCGACGGTACAGTAAATTCAGTGATCAGTCACGTGGAACGAACAGTCCACGTCAGGGGGGTCGGTTTTTAAAAGTGCGCTGGGAGCGAGCATTTCGCCGCCCGCTGCTACACCGCTATTAGTACCCGAAATTGCAGGGGAGCGGGGCTGTCGAATTTGTATGTATCGACAACGTTgtagaaataaagaaaaaaataaataatccgGGATATAAATACAGCGTGATTTCTAAGGAGGTAACAAGAACTGGATTTGAGGTTCCTGTTAAAGAGAGCCAGTGCTCTCTTGTCCTCCCTTGCAAACTTTTTACATTGGCTTTTATAACACAACGTACAATGTAACTCGGTGCACGCATTGTTTAACTGGAAGGCTCCTGATGAAGGAAGGGAAAACATTGTTCGCCGTTAGATTCTGTAGTACGGGGCATGCTTATTACAATTATTATCAAATTCCAGTCTCATGTTTCTTTCCATATGTCCCTTGTTTTCGTGTTGAGCCGATTTctctaaaaaaatttttttttacgcaGCATGATTATTTTGCATATATTCAAATACTACGTCTTTTATATCACTGTTATTTCTACTACTTGGCAATAACCTCATCATCAGACATTCATAATACATCGGCTGCGTTTTCTTCGAGCACACGCTGTGGACGTTTTGcgcttttttttttttaaacgcaCAAAACCTTTCGTCGACGAATTCAATCTAGCCGCTAATTAACGTACATGATCGTCGTTTTAAAGGAAATCATTCGACGCCTCCTGATTTGTTGATTATAGTCAGTCGTAACTGTAAACCATCCTCCTTCAGTTtcggatttgaacctgatggctaGACTCGGCGACGGCTCGAAACCCTGCTACACTAGATCATGTGCGCAGGTTTGTCAAAAGAAAatttgcggcaccaatcatgTCGCCCATTACAAAATCGCTAGGCAAGTTTCGTGGATAAACTtactataaattgaaaaattcggGCTAGAATAAAatgggatatctgattggttAATCATGATATCATCTAATCTTCACACTTGTACTAGTCAGTAAGGGTGGTGAGTCTCGATGCTATCAGGTTTGAATTTCAGCCATGGGAAGACGCTGTGCACATTAAAAAATAGTGTTCATTAAAAGTGAGCCAATcgtatagatatttaaactggCCATAGGATGATTAAGATTGCTCTTAGAACAGCCATCCTTGGCAGTCGCGTAAGGCAACCAATCTGGCGATAAGGGTGGTCTTCAGGTTCAGGAGGCCTCGATATGATCAATTCCTCCATTCGGCTTCGATTATGATATTTAAACCAGTAATTATTCGAAATAACGCAACGATTACCTCCGCGTGATCCCatcatgaaatattggcaTAACTAAGAAAGAAACATTTCAGTATGGGGTGGTTCGCTATCAAATCGACGAAAAAGCGGGGGTGGGgttcatatttgaatatcacAGCTCTAATCaagaaacaacaaatgaatgaGTGCTTGCTATACCAACCATTCTCTCCGAACATTCATCTATTTTTTACCGCAAACATTCTTCAAAACTGGTTGTCGGAGCTCCGTTTTCGCTGCATTTAGTAGATtttgatatacatatatatatatatatagttagaGAACCAATAATTGCGTACTAGTTTGGTGTGTAAATGCAAACTGTTCACATATATAATATCGTAATATATCTATCGCTATTTTCTTCACCGACCGAGTTTCTCCGATTTGAAAAGTCATTCGAATTAACTCTCGGCTCGGAGAAAGTCGGAGAAACTCGGGAAATTTTgtgatcatcatcgtcatttcGAGAGTTCCAttgtttgtgtgtgtgtgtttggCAGGGTCGTAACCCCCGGTCGGAGCGAGAATTTGACTGTGGCATTGGTCTGATTTCAGGGCATGTTGCGGTTGCTTAACCAATACCAAGTGACGATGTACTACAGTTCGCCGAGAGGCAACGACCATAACAGTAAGAATTCCGCGTATAACAAGTCGGATTGGACGTGCACGAAGGtaagaaaatcaaaatccCCTCTGCTTCGTCGCGCATAGTTTTTCTTCGAAGTCACCATCAGGTCGTTGAGTCTTTACACGTGAATGCGCCTAAAAGTTGATTTTCTAATGGGATGATTACCGGTGTCTTTACGCGACGCAATCCACTTCGATCGacttttatttaaaaaactgATTCCCAGTCCCATCGAAGACAACGGTTTCCTTATGTAAAAAATCTCCATGGTCCAGTTCCAccgttccgagttaagatttaactctaagttaactcattgaaaatgaactaacttaaactcttctaactcacaaccgtggaactggggcCATACTACTCATTTATTGATCACCTTTAGCAATTACGCATCTGATGAAGTATGGTGCATTTCAATGGAGATTTTTTACCACGCGCGGTGCCGCCCCATTTTTTcctagaaaatatgaaaaaatctcAAGCTTTCATTTCTGTAACGAGTGACTGATATTCCGATGAGAGTTGCGGAAACTCATTGGTCGTGTATTTGTTGGGTTATTTCGTTGCTGATTTGCCTGTATAACTGATTTCAGTGTGGGGTACAAAACTTCAAACGCCGTGACCACTGTTTCAAGTGTAATCTATCGAGGGAAGGTAGGTCGTCGTATTGTATTGAATGAATCGAAGCTACTAGAGAGTTCTTTTTTTCCGGCCAAAAAACTCCGGTACGAGGTGAAAACACATTCGCCGAAATGGATCTCCGCGGAAATACGTACGAGCAACTTCGAATACGTATGAATGTAACTAAAGTCTAGTTATTTTTGTCTGGGATTGATTTTTTGCTTAATACTTTGAAAATGTACAGTACTCTGTACCTCTAAATGGTCTTAATACAACCAGTGAAACTGTGCAGTCGAGAAAAactatcatttttatatcctTTTACACTGTATCGAAGGTGTTTCCATTTTCTCgttaaaaagagaaaagatCAGCGTTTTGGCAATCCTTCAATAGAGAGCAAAAcggatataaaaatgattattcagaCTGCACAGATTCGCTGGTCGTAATAAGACCAAATTGTGGTATTCATTCATAATGTTAGGCAAAATATCCTCAAAAAATCTGTCctagatgaaaatagatggACTTTAGTGGAATGATATTATATTGAGAGACGTTGTCGAGCGAATGAATGAGTGTGTGCATCTTTCTGGAAGTCTGCATCTCGTCCAGTTTGTCATCATACTTCTACGCATGTAAAAGGTTGCTCAAAACTCATGAGCGGTATTCATCGTCAAACAACCGAAATCACACAATTTcatattgttgttttctttcattttgcaGCTTCGGAACGCATTCCAGACAGCGATGGTTTTGACCAGGTCGGACAAAACCCGTGCAATAGTATGTATTCTATTCGTCGACGTAGTTCTCGTGGGCATGTGCATACCCTGAAGGCGTTCAAAGGTCTGGGGGTGGTGGGCCTAGGCTGTCGATGATGCCTGAAACAAACTGACTCTCTTctatttgagagtagtttGTACTCTTTTTTACAAGCTGAACATCTCccaaatatatcaaaattctctaaaaatcagaataatatctCAAGGCATTCAAACTTCTAAGGGTAGTGGGCCTAGGCTGCAGAAGATACCTGTAATAAACCTGACTACTATTTGAGAGTTCATGTagtttcttctcattttatgAGCTGAACTTCTCCCACAATAActattaattttgatatcaaaatcattctcATTTATGGTGAAAACTACTACAATTAGGATATCAGAATGTCTGGTCTTGTGTAAAATGAATTTCTCGGCTTTATTAGGATTGAGTGTAAATCATGTCGCCATCGTTTCAGCGTTGATTCTTCGCGGTTTGGATGCCCTGACGACCGAGGACAACATCTGCACGGCGTTGGCGAAATACACGCACAACTCGCCGAAAAATCTGACCATCGTGAAAGACTCGGCGAGCGTATCGAAGGGTTTCGCGTTCATGGAATTGACGTCAATTCAAGAGGCGTCGCAGCTGATGGAACTGTGGAGTTCGAGTTTGAACCCGCTTGAAGTCGACGGAAAAGCCGTGATGGTGAACTACGCGAAAAACACTTATAAAACATCGTTAGTATTTGATGGTTCTGTTATTTCGCTGTTATTCATTGGGGCCCTcttgatttttaaaaactccttgaaaatggaaaatgcttgAAACTCTgttgattttgagaaataggcaattagaaatgtttgtctAGTTTGAAGTTGTACACAAGACTACCCCTAGATTGGTACAGTTGTGGGaccataattttttttccctaATTAGGCGGTTACCAAATTAGAAACCGAGTTGTATCGGATagaaatttgcttacaaaaccatcAAATTAACAGTTTATTGAGATTAACTATattgatttaggaggagtACAGTAATTTGGATATGAAATTTATGCAGACACtcatcgaaatttgaaattttctcctttaaaactctcTATATctaggaatgactgatctgtagtgACTCTGTTTATACAGTTTATGTAGTTCTTACAAAAAGTCCTATAACAGCCTAATATTttgatgtttgatttttttaggaTGGCCCAAATGGCAGCTACTAATGAACAGGTAAGAAGAAATTCGCCAATTTTTGTATCCCTGCTACTTAGATTAGGCTAAGATATGTTTGTAACGTGAACTCAAACGataatttttcttcaaaatctcTCAAATTCAACAATAACGTTGTTGAtgttattttgtgtttatAGCGTTGGGATTACAACAGTCCTGAATATCAACAATATTATGATCAACACCAGCAGCAGTTCTATGATCCGAACAGTCAGGCTTATTATGACTACTATTACGGACAGGGTTATTACCAGCAGCAGGACACGAAAGCATCGACGCAAGGTATGTCTTATGTATTATGAGTTTAgttgaatatcaatttttgCAGCCTGAAGTAAAGGCTAATTACAGACCATTGATGTTTCACAATAGATTTGCATATATATGATTAGACATAATTTACATATAAAGAGAGTAACTAGTCCCATTTGTTTTGAAAACAGCAAATTGAAATCAATCCTCTCCATATGCTGGATTTTAAAGGGGTTGCATTATGAAATCTCAGCTGCTGGAGTAGCAAGGCTTTCGATCCCCCCAAAAAATACAGAAGATTTAAGCTAGATTCAGTATAATCTTCTAGCTTTCACATTAGTtcaatatatttagaaaaaaagcaaataataatatcagcattgatagaatatttgcATCCACTCGGGTAGTGGGAGAAGATATTTATAACGGGTGGAtataaagatgaaatgaatgacTGCCCCTCAATCCTGTTGTGGATACTACTGGAAATACCAGCTAGTCGGGTCTGCATATATTTATGTCGGtgattatttgattttcagCGGATATCACTAACGCAGCAGCCGCGGTTGCGCAGGCAGCAATACGACAAGCACAAGCGACGAAACAATATAAAGCGCAGGAAGAATTGAACAAGCAACAGATCATGGACAACAATAAAACAGATACCGATAAAAAaccggcagcagcagcagcgacgACGGTTTCATCGGCCACGGCGACGACCGCCACAAATAAGAACCTACCAGCGGCGGCATCAACGGCTACTACGGACTCgaaaaaatctgattatcctaaatatcgtaaGTTGTCGCAATGTTGAAGAAGCATCTACTTGATAGGGTTCCGCAGATTAAGAAACTTAGATTGTAATTAGGTCCCTATGTCGgagaaattattataatttctCAAACATTGGTTCTCATTGTCAGGGACAAATCTGCCCGATATTGGTTTCCTCAAGTTCACTTCAATATCACCTCGCGCATCAATTTCATTCTACATCCCTATCTTTGATGTTGAGCcgatattttgatgaataccGGTATGTTCATTTCTTTAATTTGGTTCATCCTGCACAGCACCACCTGATGTCTCAAAGTATCAGTACGACGAATCGACGGGATATTATTACGATCACTCAACCGGGCTTTACTACGACGCCAACTCGCAATATTACTACAACGGTGAAACCGGGCTGTTTATGTACTGGGACGTGGATCATTCGACCTATTTGCCCGCGCCGGACTCGGTCAACGAATCTCTCACGCAGAATAGCAGGAAAAAAGAGGGCAAGAAGGACAAAGTGAAAATAGCCAAGAAAATCGCTAAGGTTCGTTTTCAAACCCACTTGGGAAGCAGCGGGCTATTCCATTCACTTTTCCTATGTTCTTTCGTTCATCTATCGGTGGACAAGACAATATCTTGTTATATTGGGAGTCTTCAATcgattttcttgatatttggttaaTATATCTACCCAGACGCATCTTCGGTCCAAGGCTGACTAGTGGCCATTGTTGTTCCCTGAAATCAGCTCTTCATgcatttatgaaattttacggtcattttggttctaaataCATTCAccaggggtgttgaatagcgCAATAACATGGCATTTCGGTATAATGGTAACAATATAGGCACCTTTGCCTAATTTGCAACGACAATCCGTAGCAAAATTGTACACCTTTAACTGAAAATAAGAGAATGCATTATTGTGCTAGTAAAGGCTGACACCTCTTGGTGGTCACGTtagataaaacactatatccgtgttgaagcgatgtagagagaatcccacaataataacgaaaatatatacaatccagagacaaagagactaattcaagtaattaatgggattctctctacaccTCTAGGGGGATTTGCAGTAGTAGAACTCTCCAAATATTGACTTTACTGAACCTTCTTTAAACGATTTCAGGATATGGAAAAATGGGCAAAAACAATGAACAAGAAGGAGCAGCGTCGAGATCCAGCTAGAAAATTATCATTGGTGCCGGACATGTCGTCTAGTCGGACTGCAGACGCAGGTTTCGCTGTTCTTGAGAAAAAGGTTCGAAAAACccattcattttgaatttaacaTTTACCTACGCATAGAAAAAATATGACgataaatgaaatacatataaagcCAAAACTATAATGAAAGTGTAATACTCTCACCTAGGACCTCGTCTCGATGAGGGTGGTCTTATTGACTGTATAAGCAGAGTTATTTGATGTATCATTTCAGTACGCAACTCCAGAGGCAAGCAATGACCATCCACTGATGCCGCCACCGCCTACGGTAAGCTAATTGAAATCtgataaaagaaaatgtcctattctttgaaaaagaatacttgtaaatgtATTTTGCTGAAATTGCATTCTTCGTTAACAGCCGAGCGGTGCGAAGGATTCGAAGACCGGTTTAGTCGCTCAGTACGGAGGTGACAGCGACGACAGCGGCGAAGAGGATAACGAGGACGTGAACGACGAGAAGTTCGCCGATTATAAGAAGATGGCGTGTCTGTTGTGTAAACGACAGTTCCCCGATCGAGAAATACTAGTCAAACATATGCAGTTCTCGTCGTTACATCGCGAAAACATGGATGCGTACAAAGCGAAAATGGGAACGGTTTCTGGTCAGAAAAAAGAACAGGTACTTGCTATTCATTATACGAATGTGATAACAGATGAAAGAAGGCAGATATGGGCAAACCCTTATATGTCTGGCAATGGTCTTACTTAAAAGCTTAGACGTACAGATTCCGcctgaaatgtttttcaattcGCAAATTTCCCTGTTTGTAGAATTACCGAGACCGTGCGAAAGAGAGAAGGGAGAAGTATGGCACTGATGGCCCGCCGCCTCCGAAACGTCGCGCTGGACCGATAAAACCCGCAAATATTTCGTGAGTTGATTTTACCTGAATAGGTTTTGACTTCATCAAGAAAAGAATTGATGGAACACCGATCTCTTGAAACGATTGAACAAAAATTGTCTTTTCTGCGTCTGGAATTCtgaagaaaaagctattttcttTTTACCCTTATGGCTTGCTTCATGCAATGTTTTCGTGACGTTTTGTAGATATGAGCAGCCAAACAATAAAGGTATTCAGGAGTCGAACATCGGAAACAAATTACTGCAAAAAATGGGCTGGAATCAAGGCGAAGGATTGGGCAAGAAGAAACAAGGCATAACCGATCCTATTCAGGTAATAGTTGGTTTTGTGTGCCAGTAAACACCGTGGAAATTACCTGTCACAGcattatattaactaattgaCAAAATCACCATATGATGAATTATCTGTCCACTTGATTCAAAAGACTCTTTAATTTCATAGCCATCCTAGTGTCACATTAGGTGTGGATTAGGCTTACTTGATATAATCACTGGGTAATAGGATTGTTATCAGCAAGATACTTGATGCTTATATTCATTAGCCATTTCAAAGCTTTCCTAATATATATTGGGCTTACCTAATATAAGAAAATTGTTATATGCGCAAGAAGCTTAAGACCCTTATAGATGCTTATATTGTTATTAGAATATCTCAGCACTGAAGTaaactaaaatatcattgatgttTTAGGCAAAGAGTCGACAGAAAGGAGCGGGACTAGGCTCTCGTGGAAGTAACTACGACATCGGACCTACCGAGTCATATAAGGAGGCTGTTAAGAAAACAATGTACCTGCGATTCCAAGAAATGCACGAATGAACATTAATCTCGAATCTTGTTTCGTATCGTCATTATTTGATCGGACTTGTTTGTCGATTGTGTTAGTCATAAGTTTAACAAGAATCCAGTACGTTTATCGAATGCTGGTACCCAAAGTTGCAGACCCGATTGATCATTGGTAAAATTGTTGGAAAGTACCGTATAGTAGACTGTCTTCACTGCCTTGCTTAGGTAGAGATGGGACTGTGTGAACGAGGTTTAGTTTGCCCATAGATCGTGCGCAACAAAAGGATAGATATGTTCGAGGAGTAACCTCTAGACAACTTTAAAATGATATGTACATAATGTAAGCATGAAACGTGAGAGTGGATCTCAGACTTTTTAAAAGTTTGTCGATTAATGTAATATTCCAGTTGACTCCTGTGTAAGatgtatttatatgaaatatatatatgattgtgtaaataaaattttatttaaaaacgATGCAATCGTTCGGTTTGTCATTATTTCAGTTCAGATTGCTTTGTCtctttagcccacttggggaAGTCGTTATGTaatttgggaagttttgaagaggcTTCCATTGATTGTCTCGAATGGTAAATACATGCATCTACCCTAGACTCACCAGCCCAGTTTTCATGGGAAGATGTAGTATGGAGGATCGATTTTGGGTCAAGGTCAATGGTGCAAGGTTCATAGAAGGTCCTTTTAAGTTTGAAATGGGAATGGTTCAATTCAAGGCCTCGAGTATCATGGAATGGTCTCCAAAGTCCTGGTCCTCGAATGGCATCAGTCATTAGTTATCATCTGCAGATCCAAGATAAAAGTTCACTGTTGCAGCTCTTAAAATCTGAAGAAtgcctggaaaatgtaaattcAGGACGAAAGGCATAACTATCATATCCAAGTTCTGGCATCTTGAGCCAAAAAAATCCTtcgaaatgataaaataagatTACATTCTATGAACCCCGATAATGGTAACCTTTATGAGTTAAAAGACGAGTCCTGCTTTGATGTTAAAAGAAATTCCTCTGGGAAAGGACAGGGTATAACTGAAAATtggattggcaaaattttTGATGGTTGTATCAAAGTAGTGCGTAGAATACTAAACAATTAACTGAttttagtaataataatataatcatttattttaccATAATCTATTACCAGTAGAAAGTTATGTATCACCTTATTTGTTCACCAATTGAATTAAGTATGTATGAGTATCATACATTATGAAACCATTAAAAAAGCCACCATTTTTAATGTATAATCTGGCTAGGAAGGACCATTATACCAACAATAAGTGAGTTCCATACAGATtagcgatataaaaatttttcaagttgGTTGAAATAGCTGCTTGTGGAAACAACCAATGGATACCAAACGTTTAGAAATACAGTAAAAGTCCTTTATAATGCCACTGTTGGGACCTTGGCATTATAACGAATTTGGCGTCATAAGGTAGGTATTTCAATCGAATTTGAGTTAAATTGAGCAAAAGTTTGTTCTCCAAAAGATTTTGGCCTTAAGGGAACATTAAAAAGGATGGCGTTATAACCGACTTTGACTGTACGTGAAGATTTCATCCCTCAGAGAGCTTACGCATAAACCATTTGataacatcatgaatatattttagttTCACAGAATAATTAATTGTTGTTTAAAATATGGATATACGTTCAAGTTCAGATATGTTTTCAATTAGTAAAATCCAATCAAATGCGATATTACTACGATAACTTTTGACAGCGCCACAAACAATGCACAGTAAGTGGAAAGgaaatcaa carries:
- the LOC141902923 gene encoding RNA-binding protein 5-like, with product MMNHHPHQPAAFIQYVLPHPQFVMQPPLDPAAYTALVTTAANSVAVPPPEFIQKERDRDLRREAAVAHIDLLHERRQDVDYRILEENRHIIDDGLREQDRGGGDKWMTDTPTNTILLRGLPQEIDEKDIRAELMLFGAPVKDVRLMKNKSTGASRGFAFVEFQNIDDAQRWIAKNQGMLRLLNQYQVTMYYSSPRGNDHNSKNSAYNKSDWTCTKCGVQNFKRRDHCFKCNLSREASERIPDSDGFDQVGQNPCNTLILRGLDALTTEDNICTALAKYTHNSPKNLTIVKDSASVSKGFAFMELTSIQEASQLMELWSSSLNPLEVDGKAVMVNYAKNTYKTSMAQMAATNEQRWDYNSPEYQQYYDQHQQQFYDPNSQAYYDYYYGQGYYQQQDTKASTQADITNAAAAVAQAAIRQAQATKQYKAQEELNKQQIMDNNKTDTDKKPAAAAATTVSSATATTATNKNLPAAASTATTDSKKSDYPKYPPPDVSKYQYDESTGYYYDHSTGLYYDANSQYYYNGETGLFMYWDVDHSTYLPAPDSVNESLTQNSRKKEGKKDKVKIAKKIAKDMEKWAKTMNKKEQRRDPARKLSLVPDMSSSRTADAGFAVLEKKYATPEASNDHPLMPPPPTPSGAKDSKTGLVAQYGGDSDDSGEEDNEDVNDEKFADYKKMACLLCKRQFPDREILVKHMQFSSLHRENMDAYKAKMGTVSGQKKEQNYRDRAKERREKYGTDGPPPPKRRAGPIKPANISYEQPNNKGIQESNIGNKLLQKMGWNQGEGLGKKKQGITDPIQAKSRQKGAGLGSRGSNYDIGPTESYKEAVKKTMYLRFQEMHE